In Arthrobacter sp. SLBN-83, one DNA window encodes the following:
- the pyrE gene encoding orotate phosphoribosyltransferase gives MTSPTDTAVDTAAARARLLELIKELAVVRGKVILSSGAEADYYIDLRRITLHHEASKLVGQVMLALADDAGIDFECAGGLTMGADPVGTAVMHAAADAGRTVDAFVVRKAQKSYGMGRQVEGPSVEGRKVLVLEDTSTTGGSALTAVEGVRKAGGNVVAVAVIVDRDTGAKEKIEAETGVPYLFAFGKDELGLD, from the coding sequence ATGACTTCGCCCACTGACACTGCGGTAGACACCGCGGCTGCCCGCGCCCGACTGCTCGAACTGATCAAGGAACTCGCCGTGGTCCGCGGCAAGGTGATCCTTTCCAGTGGAGCGGAGGCCGACTACTACATCGACCTCCGCCGCATCACGCTGCACCACGAAGCGTCCAAGCTGGTGGGCCAGGTCATGCTGGCGCTCGCGGACGACGCCGGCATCGATTTTGAGTGCGCCGGCGGGCTAACCATGGGTGCCGACCCCGTGGGTACCGCCGTGATGCACGCCGCCGCTGACGCCGGCCGCACCGTTGACGCGTTCGTGGTCCGCAAGGCGCAGAAGTCCTACGGCATGGGACGCCAGGTGGAGGGCCCCTCCGTAGAGGGCCGCAAGGTGCTGGTCCTGGAGGACACGTCCACCACGGGCGGTTCCGCGCTGACGGCAGTCGAAGGCGTCCGGAAGGCCGGCGGTAACGTGGTGGCAGTGGCCGTGATCGTGGACCGCGACACCGGTGCCAAGGAAAAGATCGAAGCCGAAACCGGCGTGCCGTACCTGTTCGCGTTCGGCAAGGACGAACTGGGGCTGGACTAG